GTAGCCCGCAGGAAGTGTTAATCAGACCAGTTGTCTCCGAGAAGTCCATGGGTTTAATGGAAGAAAATAAATACACATTTTATGTTGACAAAGATGCCAACAAAATTGAAATAAAAAACGCAGTGGAAAAGCTATTTAAGGTATCTGTTTTAAAAGTTCGTACAATGACGGTAAGGGGTAAGAAGAAACGTCAAGGACGTTTTGAAGGAAAGACACCTGACCGTAAGAAGGCAATTGTAACCTTAAAAGCGGGAGATAAGATCGAGCTCTTTGAAGGGCTGTAAGTATTGTTTCGTAAAGGAGG
This region of Zhaonella formicivorans genomic DNA includes:
- the rplW gene encoding 50S ribosomal protein L23, which gives rise to MRSPQEVLIRPVVSEKSMGLMEENKYTFYVDKDANKIEIKNAVEKLFKVSVLKVRTMTVRGKKKRQGRFEGKTPDRKKAIVTLKAGDKIELFEGL